The genomic region TTGTCTGGAGGTCTTATACGCTATCTCCAGTGTATTTTGTATGACTTGCATATCACTTTCTATGCTACGTGCCCAATTCTCAACATCACCCAGCTCCtggaataacaaaaataaaaaaatcattgccATTAAACCTTCAAGAAACGGATGTACCTTCAATGCACTACTGAAATTATCAATCAATTGCAGCCACTGCTGCGTCTGTTTGGCAAAGTTGGTAGCGCCGACGTGCAACTGTTTTGCCTCGGCATCCAAACGTTTTTGATTCAAATATGCTTGTGCCACACTACCAAAAgtaacattaaaattaattttgcgttCTT from Bactrocera tryoni isolate S06 chromosome 3, CSIRO_BtryS06_freeze2, whole genome shotgun sequence harbors:
- the LOC120771622 gene encoding biogenesis of lysosome-related organelles complex 1 subunit 1, with product MLTSMVKEYQVKQAKRKQEQEIRRKDVIESSNELTQAIVDHLNVGVAQAYLNQKRLDAEAKQLHVGATNFAKQTQQWLQLIDNFSSALKELGDVENWARSIESDMQVIQNTLEIAYKTSRQAQQHNASK